The proteins below come from a single Ferrimicrobium acidiphilum DSM 19497 genomic window:
- a CDS encoding L,D-transpeptidase, producing the protein MASARHTRPKGTHHGRKAVAVTGGVVGGLLIAAGVVIAMNWPKASLSASYASLGKLTTSGVHEVILSVAGDANNKPIQVELKNGQLLPTKNLPTGVTTKVTVTLQRPTWIAWLAGKTQTLTLQSATPRAKLLDPVAIASSGQSVQSDFSNPVSVVSYSYRSTTRYLKLGKASTHVDIPGSSNTAAGSLKVAAAPDPWETLPAASNMVFFRQSGSTPEAVISPDLTSLAPKSTITMTFSQPVAKLFGGKLPTIDPVIQGANPVKGSWHEPTQYTLTFTPTTGDFWPSENFTLTTPVPIAVVSPTGALGVTGTTIAMSGAPMPMLRLQQLLAQLNYLPVSFNSTSSVANTESAQLAAMQTPPQGTFAWRWTMPTQLTSLWSPGNSNVITNGAVMAFEDFNGLGYNNPLSNPLLWPTLINDVIAHKVDPHPYAWIQVQKALPETLNLWVNGSVVLTSPTNTGIAGLATTNGTFPIYLRFKQDYMSGTNPNGTHYHDLVHWINYFLGSEAVHGFVRASYGFPQSLGCVELPVSTAAVVYPQVHIGTLVTVLPS; encoded by the coding sequence TTGGCGAGCGCCAGGCATACGAGGCCGAAGGGCACTCACCATGGACGCAAAGCGGTAGCCGTCACTGGCGGCGTCGTGGGCGGTTTGCTCATAGCCGCTGGTGTTGTAATAGCTATGAACTGGCCAAAAGCGTCACTCTCTGCGTCTTATGCTTCGCTAGGCAAGCTGACTACGTCAGGAGTGCACGAGGTTATTCTCAGTGTTGCCGGAGATGCCAACAACAAACCTATACAGGTCGAACTCAAAAACGGACAGCTCCTCCCGACCAAGAATCTCCCGACCGGAGTGACCACAAAGGTCACTGTAACTTTGCAGCGGCCCACATGGATTGCCTGGTTGGCCGGCAAGACTCAGACACTCACACTACAGAGTGCAACACCGCGGGCAAAGCTGCTCGACCCGGTTGCGATAGCATCATCTGGACAATCAGTACAATCTGATTTCTCTAATCCAGTGAGCGTCGTCTCATACTCGTACCGCTCTACAACTAGGTACCTTAAACTGGGCAAAGCCAGCACTCATGTCGACATACCTGGCTCATCAAATACTGCAGCTGGATCGCTCAAAGTAGCTGCCGCCCCTGACCCTTGGGAGACGCTACCGGCGGCATCGAACATGGTTTTCTTCCGGCAGAGCGGCTCTACGCCTGAGGCTGTAATCAGCCCAGACCTCACCAGTCTTGCACCTAAATCAACCATCACGATGACTTTCTCTCAACCAGTTGCCAAACTCTTCGGAGGCAAACTCCCCACCATCGACCCGGTTATTCAAGGAGCCAATCCAGTCAAGGGCAGTTGGCATGAACCCACACAGTACACCCTTACCTTTACGCCCACCACAGGGGACTTTTGGCCGTCAGAGAACTTCACCCTTACAACACCCGTTCCGATAGCGGTTGTAAGCCCAACTGGCGCTCTGGGAGTGACGGGAACCACCATTGCCATGAGCGGTGCTCCGATGCCAATGCTACGTCTGCAGCAACTGCTGGCACAGCTCAACTACCTGCCGGTGTCATTCAACTCGACCTCCTCTGTTGCCAACACCGAATCCGCACAATTAGCCGCGATGCAGACACCACCGCAGGGGACATTCGCCTGGCGATGGACGATGCCGACGCAGCTCACCTCGCTGTGGAGTCCCGGCAACTCCAACGTGATCACCAATGGTGCGGTTATGGCCTTTGAGGACTTCAACGGGCTTGGCTACAACAATCCGTTGAGTAATCCGCTATTATGGCCAACCCTGATCAACGACGTCATCGCTCATAAGGTTGATCCCCATCCTTATGCATGGATACAGGTGCAAAAAGCACTCCCCGAGACTCTAAACCTATGGGTTAACGGCAGCGTAGTGCTGACCAGCCCAACCAACACCGGCATAGCTGGCCTAGCTACCACCAATGGCACATTCCCAATCTACCTACGCTTCAAGCAAGACTATATGAGTGGCACCAACCCAAATGGAACCCACTATCACGATCTAGTGCACTGGATCAATTATTTTCTCGGCTCAGAAGCCGTCCATGGCTTCGTTCGGGCTAGCTACGGCTTCCCTCAAAGCTTGGGCTGTGTGGAGCTGCCGGTATCCACCGCCGCAGTCGTATATCCACAGGTCCATATCGGCACACTCGTCACCGTACTACCGAGTTAA
- a CDS encoding MarC family protein: protein MDTKFLIESFVTLIVIIDPIGNVPTFLVVTQGKGVKARQRLALDAVLVATVVLGIFAGFGREILGYLGLSLPALQVSGGLLLLIVALQLLTGKQAELTTQPKVNVALVPLATPLIAGPGAIATVLVFAGEVHTVANAIGLALVILIVMLVLLVVLRSSVHLSRLLRDGGIELLSRVFGLLLAAIAVQLAASGVLAFAHGR, encoded by the coding sequence ATGGATACAAAATTCCTAATAGAGAGTTTCGTTACCCTGATAGTGATCATTGATCCAATCGGGAATGTGCCGACGTTTTTGGTGGTCACGCAGGGAAAGGGGGTCAAGGCACGACAGCGCCTTGCCTTGGATGCAGTCTTGGTCGCTACCGTCGTCTTGGGAATATTCGCTGGATTCGGTCGAGAGATCCTCGGGTACCTGGGACTGTCTTTGCCTGCCTTGCAGGTCTCTGGAGGGCTTCTGTTGCTTATCGTTGCTCTTCAGCTCTTGACCGGCAAGCAGGCGGAGTTGACCACGCAACCAAAGGTGAATGTCGCACTTGTTCCACTCGCCACTCCTTTGATCGCAGGGCCTGGCGCAATCGCAACAGTTCTGGTGTTTGCTGGGGAGGTACATACCGTAGCCAACGCTATTGGTCTTGCATTGGTGATCCTCATAGTGATGCTGGTTCTGCTTGTGGTACTCAGGTCTTCGGTTCATCTCAGCAGGTTGTTACGCGATGGGGGCATCGAGCTTTTATCTCGAGTTTTTGGTCTGCTGTTGGCTGCCATAGCTGTCCAGTTGGCAGCTTCGGGTGTTCTGGCCTTCGCACATGGGCGTTGA
- a CDS encoding peroxiredoxin, which translates to MVQLGDLVPDFEADTTQGKLQFHAWLADSWGILFSHPKDFTPVCTTELGEVARLLPEFERRSTKVIGLSVDDVGSHLRWESDIAEIRGYSVNFPMIGDADRRVANLYGMIHSNASDTLTVRSVFVIDPAKRLRLEMTYPASVGRNFVEILRVLDALQLTDEFPVATPVNWQQGEEVIVVNSVSDDEASRRFDGFRETKPYLRFVKDPKT; encoded by the coding sequence ATGGTTCAGTTAGGCGACTTAGTTCCTGATTTCGAGGCGGACACGACGCAGGGAAAACTTCAGTTCCACGCATGGTTGGCTGACTCGTGGGGCATTCTGTTCTCGCACCCAAAAGACTTCACTCCTGTGTGCACGACCGAGCTTGGGGAGGTTGCAAGGCTGCTACCGGAGTTCGAACGACGTTCGACCAAGGTTATTGGACTTTCTGTCGATGATGTGGGTAGCCACTTGAGGTGGGAGTCAGACATCGCGGAGATTCGCGGGTATTCGGTGAACTTTCCTATGATTGGTGATGCCGACCGGAGGGTGGCAAACCTATACGGCATGATTCACTCCAATGCTTCAGACACGCTGACTGTCCGTTCAGTGTTTGTAATAGACCCAGCGAAACGATTACGGCTTGAGATGACCTATCCAGCGTCAGTTGGTCGCAATTTTGTGGAGATTCTTCGAGTATTGGATGCGCTACAGTTGACGGATGAGTTTCCGGTTGCAACTCCGGTCAATTGGCAGCAAGGCGAAGAGGTGATCGTCGTTAACTCTGTGAGTGATGATGAGGCGAGCCGACGCTTCGATGGGTTCCGTGAAACGAAGCCATACTTGCGTTTTGTCAAAGATCCCAAGACCTAG